One window from the genome of Chroogloeocystis siderophila 5.2 s.c.1 encodes:
- a CDS encoding PP2C family protein-serine/threonine phosphatase gives MSLILVIDDDPTVQTLLSRVLKSQGYQVVVTHNGEEGIRLARQLYPGLVICEWTMQSMSGLEVCRQIKADPRLSTVFFIFLTSLGSVSDCVQAFDAGGDDFITKPIEQNELTARVRAGLRLHQMSRDLQKQKQLLEAELSEAADYVRSLLPPQLKEPLEINSRFIPSLRLGGDCFDYYWLDPDYLAIYLLDTAGHGLGATLPSISVLNMLRSRALDGINYYQPTEVLRALNSTFQMTSQNSKYFTIWYGVYNRVNRQLIYSNAGHPPAVLLSEKPSVQATKLETPSIPIGMFPDTNYTDKFCHIPESSTLYIFSDGVYELHLVDGSIWELDSFIDLLKMDHVVGNCDLDTILAQLNQINHKESFDDDLSILQIRFDN, from the coding sequence ATGTCTCTAATCTTAGTAATCGATGATGACCCTACAGTGCAAACTCTGCTCTCTAGGGTACTAAAAAGCCAAGGTTATCAAGTTGTTGTAACTCATAACGGTGAAGAAGGAATTAGGCTGGCGCGCCAGTTGTATCCTGGGTTAGTGATTTGTGAGTGGACAATGCAATCGATGAGTGGGTTGGAAGTTTGTCGCCAAATCAAAGCTGATCCAAGATTATCGACAGTATTTTTCATTTTTCTTACAAGTTTAGGCTCGGTATCTGATTGCGTTCAAGCATTCGATGCAGGTGGAGACGATTTTATTACTAAGCCAATCGAACAAAATGAACTAACCGCGCGGGTGCGTGCTGGATTGCGCTTGCATCAAATGAGTCGGGATTTACAAAAACAAAAGCAATTACTCGAAGCAGAATTATCCGAAGCTGCTGACTATGTGCGATCGCTACTTCCACCACAGCTAAAAGAACCGCTCGAAATTAATTCTCGGTTTATTCCTTCATTGCGGCTAGGTGGAGATTGTTTTGATTATTACTGGCTAGATCCTGACTATTTGGCTATTTATTTACTTGATACGGCGGGACATGGGCTAGGGGCTACGCTTCCTTCAATTTCAGTCCTCAATATGTTACGTTCTCGTGCGCTTGATGGAATTAATTACTACCAACCAACCGAAGTACTCAGAGCTTTAAATAGTACGTTTCAAATGACTTCTCAAAACTCGAAGTACTTCACAATTTGGTATGGAGTTTATAATCGAGTCAATCGTCAATTAATCTACTCTAATGCCGGACACCCACCTGCTGTTTTGTTATCAGAAAAACCAAGTGTACAGGCAACAAAACTAGAAACTCCAAGCATACCAATTGGTATGTTTCCTGATACGAATTATACAGATAAGTTTTGTCATATTCCTGAATCGAGTACGCTTTATATTTTTAGCGATGGAGTTTACGAACTACACTTAGTAGATGGCTCAATTTGGGAACTTGATTCTTTTATTGATTTACTCAAAATGGATCATGTAGTAGGTAACTGCGATCTAGACACCATTTTAGCTCAGCTAAATCAAATCAATCATAAAGAGAGTTTTGATGATGACTTATCGATTCTTCAGATTAGGTTTGACAACTGA
- the acs gene encoding acetate--CoA ligase: MSLTIESILQEKRLFHPPAEFSQNAHIKSLEDYQQLYDKASSDPEKFWAELAEQELHWFQKWDKVLDWQPPFAKWFVNGKINISYNCLDRHLTTWRKNKAALIWEGEPGDSRTLTYAQLHREVCQFANVLKQLGVQKGDRVGIYMPMIPEAAIAMLACARIGAPHTVVFGGFSAEALRDRLIDGQAKVVVTADGGYRKDVAVPLKEQVDKALASGDVTSVENVLVVRRTGQEVQMEPGRDHWWHDLQQGVFADCPAEPMDSEDMLFILYTSGSTGKPKGVVHTTGGYNLYTHITTKWIFDLQDTDVYWCTADIGWITGHSYIVYGPLSNGATTVMYEGAPRSSNPGCFWDVIEKYGVTLFYTAPTAIRAFIKMGEHLPKARNLSSLRLLGTVGEPINPEAWMWYYRVIGGDRCPIVDTWWQTETGGIMITPLPGAIPTKPGSATRPFPGILADIVDLEGNPVGNNEGGYLVVRHPWPGMMRTVYGDPDRFRRTYWEHIPPQDGKYVYFAGDGARRDEDGYFWVMGRVDDVINVSGHRLGTMEVESALVSHPAVAEAAIVSKPDEVKGEDIVAFVTLESTYQPSEALSKELKQHVVKEIGAIARPGEIRFTDALPKTRSGKIMRRLLRSLAAGQEVSGDTSTLEDRGVLDKLREGT, translated from the coding sequence ATGTCTCTCACAATCGAATCAATTCTGCAAGAAAAACGTTTATTTCATCCTCCAGCTGAATTTTCGCAAAATGCACATATCAAAAGCCTAGAAGATTATCAGCAACTGTACGATAAAGCGTCTTCCGACCCAGAAAAATTTTGGGCAGAACTTGCCGAACAAGAGTTGCACTGGTTCCAAAAGTGGGACAAAGTACTCGATTGGCAACCGCCGTTTGCGAAGTGGTTTGTCAATGGTAAAATTAATATTTCTTACAATTGTCTCGATCGCCATCTCACCACCTGGCGTAAAAATAAAGCGGCGTTGATTTGGGAAGGTGAACCAGGAGACTCGCGCACGCTTACCTACGCGCAGTTGCATCGCGAAGTGTGTCAATTTGCCAATGTTTTAAAGCAGTTGGGCGTGCAAAAAGGCGATCGCGTTGGAATTTATATGCCGATGATTCCCGAAGCGGCGATCGCGATGTTAGCCTGTGCGCGAATCGGTGCGCCGCATACAGTCGTTTTTGGTGGTTTTAGTGCCGAAGCGTTGCGCGATCGCTTAATCGATGGACAAGCTAAAGTTGTTGTCACAGCAGATGGTGGTTATCGGAAAGATGTGGCGGTTCCGCTCAAAGAACAAGTTGATAAAGCTTTAGCGAGTGGGGATGTTACCAGCGTCGAAAATGTATTAGTTGTGCGGCGTACTGGGCAAGAAGTACAGATGGAACCAGGGCGCGATCACTGGTGGCACGATCTGCAACAGGGTGTCTTTGCCGATTGCCCCGCCGAACCGATGGACAGTGAAGATATGCTGTTTATCCTCTACACTTCGGGTAGCACAGGTAAACCTAAAGGAGTAGTACACACTACAGGTGGTTACAACTTATACACCCATATAACTACCAAATGGATTTTTGATTTGCAAGATACCGATGTTTACTGGTGTACGGCTGATATTGGTTGGATTACCGGACACAGCTATATTGTTTACGGTCCGCTTTCCAACGGTGCGACAACGGTAATGTATGAAGGTGCGCCGCGATCGTCAAATCCTGGTTGCTTCTGGGATGTGATCGAAAAGTATGGCGTAACGCTTTTCTACACCGCACCGACAGCGATTCGGGCGTTTATTAAGATGGGCGAACACTTGCCGAAAGCCCGCAATCTATCTTCTTTGCGCTTACTCGGAACCGTCGGCGAACCGATTAACCCCGAAGCTTGGATGTGGTATTACCGCGTCATCGGCGGCGATCGCTGTCCGATTGTCGATACTTGGTGGCAAACGGAAACTGGGGGAATTATGATTACCCCGCTACCTGGTGCGATTCCTACAAAGCCAGGTTCTGCAACACGTCCCTTCCCTGGAATTCTTGCCGATATCGTTGATTTAGAGGGCAATCCTGTAGGCAACAACGAAGGTGGTTATTTAGTCGTCCGTCATCCTTGGCCTGGGATGATGCGTACAGTCTATGGCGATCCTGATCGCTTTCGGCGTACTTACTGGGAACACATTCCGCCGCAAGATGGTAAATACGTCTATTTTGCGGGTGATGGTGCAAGGCGCGATGAAGATGGTTACTTTTGGGTAATGGGGCGTGTTGATGATGTGATCAATGTCTCAGGACACCGTTTAGGAACAATGGAAGTTGAATCGGCATTGGTGTCGCACCCCGCCGTTGCCGAGGCAGCAATTGTCAGTAAACCTGATGAGGTTAAAGGTGAAGATATCGTTGCTTTTGTAACTTTAGAAAGTACGTACCAACCAAGTGAAGCACTTAGTAAAGAACTGAAACAGCACGTTGTGAAAGAAATCGGTGCGATCGCGCGTCCTGGTGAAATTCGTTTTACCGATGCGTTGCCAAAAACTCGTTCGGGTAAAATTATGCGGCGGTTGTTACGCAGTCTTGCGGCTGGGCAAGAAGTCTCTGGAGATACGTCTACATTAGAAGATCGCGGCGTCCTCGATAAATTGCGTGAGGGGACTTAG
- a CDS encoding DUF1350 family protein has translation MEWKEIAGNWVLVPRHPVGIVHFLGGAFVATAPQLTYRWLLEQLGKEYAVVATPFVNTLDHAAIAQTVLNSFDQAIAELHDRALLRRRYLPTYGLGHSMGCKLHLLIGSLFDVERAGNILISYNNYAARDAIPLVQQFTPTFAVEFTPSPVETTNLVRDRYRVRRNLLIRFTNDTIDQSTALHQLLQQRFPEMVTLQTLPGSHTTPLGQDVSWQTGMNFTPFDAMGQWFKQEIYRDLNQLKRTIVLWLNPFSHVSNLSNR, from the coding sequence ATGGAATGGAAGGAAATTGCTGGTAACTGGGTTTTAGTTCCCCGACATCCTGTGGGGATTGTGCATTTTTTAGGAGGCGCTTTTGTTGCAACCGCACCTCAATTAACGTACCGTTGGTTGTTAGAACAATTGGGAAAAGAGTATGCTGTCGTTGCGACACCGTTTGTTAATACTTTAGACCATGCAGCGATCGCGCAAACGGTTTTAAATAGTTTTGATCAGGCGATCGCCGAATTACATGATCGCGCGCTATTACGTCGGCGCTATCTACCGACCTACGGGTTAGGACACAGTATGGGCTGTAAACTACACTTACTTATTGGTAGTCTGTTTGACGTCGAACGTGCAGGAAATATTCTCATTTCTTATAACAACTACGCAGCACGCGACGCGATTCCTTTAGTACAACAATTCACGCCTACTTTTGCGGTCGAGTTTACACCTTCTCCAGTGGAAACAACAAACTTAGTCCGTGATCGCTATCGTGTTCGCCGCAATTTGCTGATTCGATTTACTAATGACACAATTGACCAATCCACGGCACTGCATCAACTGTTACAACAGCGTTTTCCGGAAATGGTTACGTTACAAACACTACCAGGAAGTCATACAACACCTTTAGGACAAGATGTTAGTTGGCAAACTGGAATGAATTTTACACCGTTTGATGCGATGGGACAGTGGTTTAAGCAAGAGATCTATCGGGATTTAAACCAACTCAAACGCACTATTGTTTTGTGGCTCAATCCTTTTTCTCATGTCTCTAATCTTAGTAATCGATGA
- a CDS encoding GuaB3 family IMP dehydrogenase-related protein, which yields MDIQIGRGKMARRAYGIDEIALVPGQRTLDPSLADTHWQIGSIQREIPIIASAMDGVVDVRMAVLLSQLGALGVLNLEGIQTRYADPNPILERIASVGPQEFVPLMQELYAEPVKPELITQRIQEIKQQGGIAAVSATPLGASKYGSIVASAGADLFFVQATVVSTAHLSPESMANLDLAEFCREMPMPVVLGNCVTYEVTLNLMKAGAAAVLVGIGPGAACTSRGVLGVGIPQATAIADCAAARDDYHRETGNYVPVIADGGLITGGDICKCIACGADGVMIGSPFARAAEAPGRGFHWGMATPSPVLPRGTRIRVGTTGTLEQILRGPAQLDDGTHNFLGALKTSMGTLGAKDIKEMQQVEVVIAPSLLTEGKVYQKAQQLGMGK from the coding sequence GTGGATATTCAGATTGGGCGTGGGAAAATGGCTCGCCGAGCCTACGGAATTGATGAGATTGCGCTCGTTCCTGGACAGCGCACGCTAGACCCAAGTTTAGCAGATACACATTGGCAAATTGGCAGTATCCAGCGGGAAATTCCGATTATTGCCAGTGCTATGGATGGTGTTGTTGATGTCCGCATGGCAGTGCTTTTGTCGCAGTTGGGTGCGTTGGGTGTTTTGAATTTAGAAGGAATTCAAACGCGTTATGCTGACCCAAATCCTATTTTAGAAAGAATTGCCTCGGTAGGTCCGCAAGAATTTGTACCGCTGATGCAAGAACTTTATGCTGAACCTGTCAAGCCCGAACTCATTACACAGCGTATCCAAGAAATCAAACAGCAAGGAGGCATTGCCGCAGTCAGTGCGACGCCGCTAGGCGCAAGTAAATATGGCTCAATTGTCGCGAGTGCAGGCGCTGATTTATTTTTTGTCCAAGCAACAGTAGTTTCTACAGCGCATTTGTCACCTGAATCGATGGCAAACTTGGATTTAGCTGAATTCTGCCGCGAGATGCCCATGCCTGTCGTGTTGGGAAATTGCGTGACGTATGAAGTGACGCTAAACCTGATGAAGGCTGGTGCAGCGGCTGTGCTTGTGGGAATTGGTCCTGGCGCTGCGTGTACTTCGCGGGGTGTTCTGGGTGTGGGTATACCACAAGCAACCGCGATCGCTGACTGTGCGGCTGCGCGTGATGATTATCATCGGGAAACGGGTAATTATGTTCCAGTCATCGCTGATGGCGGTTTGATTACTGGTGGTGACATCTGTAAGTGTATCGCCTGCGGTGCTGATGGCGTGATGATTGGCTCCCCCTTTGCGCGTGCGGCTGAAGCCCCAGGACGCGGTTTTCACTGGGGTATGGCAACACCTAGCCCTGTATTACCTCGTGGCACGCGTATTCGAGTTGGTACGACGGGTACGTTAGAACAAATTCTGCGTGGGCCTGCGCAACTTGATGACGGAACACATAATTTTTTAGGCGCTTTAAAAACTAGCATGGGTACGTTGGGAGCTAAGGATATTAAAGAAATGCAGCAAGTCGAAGTTGTGATCGCGCCTTCGTTGCTAACCGAAGGTAAGGTTTATCAAAAAGCACAACAGTTGGGCATGGGCAAGTAA
- the trxA gene encoding thioredoxin yields the protein MSVAAQVTDSTFKQEVLESEVPVLVDFWAPWCGPCRMVAPVVDEIAQQYDGQVKVVKLNTDENPNVASQYGIRSIPTLMIFKGGQRVDMVVGAVPKSTLSNTLEKYL from the coding sequence ATGTCAGTAGCCGCACAAGTTACAGACTCGACGTTTAAACAGGAAGTACTCGAAAGCGAAGTTCCAGTTCTAGTGGACTTTTGGGCACCTTGGTGTGGTCCGTGCCGGATGGTAGCTCCTGTTGTGGATGAAATTGCACAGCAATACGACGGTCAGGTGAAAGTTGTAAAACTTAACACAGACGAAAACCCCAACGTTGCTAGTCAATACGGTATTCGCAGTATCCCGACATTAATGATTTTTAAGGGTGGGCAACGAGTTGATATGGTCGTAGGTGCAGTTCCTAAGAGTACTTTGTCTAACACGTTAGAAAAGTATTTGTAA
- the speA gene encoding biosynthetic arginine decarboxylase, whose product MGVELSTNSALESQPPLELQPQKQEQASEAKKAADNGYKAEQNNKKSLSNPKTDLPQRKWKIEDSEALYRIDGWGEPYFSINAAGHVTVSPKGDRGGSLDLYELVNALKQRNLSLPLLIRFSDILEDRIQRLNACFAKAIARYNYPGVYRGVYPVKCNQQKHLIEDLVRFGQPHQFGLEAGSKPELMIALAMLDTPGALLVCNGYKDREYIEIAMLATRLGQTPIIVLEQIEEVDLVINASRQLGIRPILGVRAKLSTQGMGRWGTSSGDRAKFGLTIPEIIQAVDKLRDANLLDSLQLLHFHIGSQISAINVIKDAIQEASRIYVELAQLGADMKYLDVGGGLGVDYDGSQTNFYASKNYNMQNYANDIVAELKDACAERKMPVPTLISESGRAIASHQSILIFDVLSTCDVPSGSPEPPRPEEPPLIHNLWETYQSINVENYQEAYHDITQFKEESISRFNLGILSLTERARVERIYWACCEKIMSITRQQEYVPDDLEELEKIMASIYYVNLSVFQSAPDCWAIDQLFPIMPIHRLDEEPTRRGILADLTCDSDGKIDKFIDLRDVKSVLELHPFKPNEPYYLGMFLSGAYQEIMGNLHNLFGDTNAVHIQLTPKGYQIEHVVKGDTMTEVVGYVQYDSEDLVESIRQRTEQALEEKRITLAESQRLLQTYEQSLSRYTYLSP is encoded by the coding sequence ATGGGTGTTGAGTTAAGCACAAATTCAGCATTAGAGAGCCAGCCGCCTCTTGAACTCCAACCGCAGAAGCAAGAACAAGCTTCTGAAGCTAAAAAGGCAGCAGATAATGGATACAAAGCGGAGCAAAATAATAAGAAGTCATTATCAAATCCTAAAACCGATTTGCCACAGAGAAAATGGAAAATAGAGGACAGCGAAGCTCTATATCGAATTGACGGATGGGGCGAGCCTTACTTTTCCATTAATGCTGCTGGTCATGTGACAGTTTCCCCAAAAGGCGATCGCGGTGGCTCTTTAGATTTGTATGAGTTAGTCAACGCGCTCAAGCAGCGTAATTTATCATTACCATTGCTGATTCGTTTTTCAGATATTTTGGAAGATCGAATTCAGCGGTTAAATGCGTGTTTTGCCAAAGCGATCGCGCGCTATAACTACCCTGGTGTTTATCGTGGTGTTTATCCGGTCAAGTGCAATCAACAAAAGCACTTAATCGAGGATCTCGTGCGATTTGGTCAACCGCATCAGTTCGGCTTGGAAGCTGGCTCTAAGCCGGAATTAATGATTGCTTTGGCAATGCTTGATACCCCTGGTGCGCTGTTAGTCTGTAATGGCTACAAAGACCGCGAATACATCGAAATTGCGATGCTAGCGACACGCCTAGGGCAAACTCCGATTATTGTTTTAGAGCAGATTGAAGAAGTCGATCTTGTGATCAACGCCAGTCGCCAGTTAGGAATTCGACCGATTTTAGGCGTGCGGGCAAAGTTAAGTACCCAAGGAATGGGACGTTGGGGAACGTCAAGCGGCGATCGCGCTAAATTTGGTTTAACAATTCCTGAAATTATTCAAGCAGTCGATAAGTTACGCGATGCAAATCTCCTCGATTCGCTGCAACTGCTTCACTTCCACATCGGCTCGCAAATTTCGGCAATTAACGTTATTAAAGATGCGATTCAAGAAGCTAGCCGCATTTATGTTGAGTTAGCTCAACTTGGCGCAGATATGAAGTATCTCGATGTTGGCGGTGGCTTAGGCGTAGACTACGACGGCTCGCAAACGAACTTCTACGCCTCGAAAAACTACAATATGCAAAATTACGCTAATGACATCGTTGCCGAGCTGAAAGACGCGTGTGCAGAACGGAAAATGCCTGTACCGACACTCATTAGTGAAAGTGGGAGAGCGATCGCATCGCATCAATCGATTCTCATTTTTGATGTGCTGAGTACCTGTGATGTTCCTTCTGGTTCACCCGAACCACCGCGCCCTGAAGAACCGCCGCTGATTCACAACCTGTGGGAAACGTATCAATCGATCAACGTTGAAAACTACCAAGAAGCCTATCACGACATTACTCAATTTAAAGAAGAATCGATCAGCCGCTTTAATTTGGGGATTCTCAGCCTGACTGAACGAGCGCGCGTCGAGCGGATATACTGGGCTTGCTGCGAAAAGATTATGAGCATTACGCGCCAGCAAGAATACGTTCCAGATGACTTAGAAGAACTCGAAAAAATTATGGCTTCGATCTACTACGTCAATCTGTCGGTATTTCAATCTGCACCAGATTGCTGGGCGATCGACCAGTTATTCCCAATTATGCCGATTCATCGATTAGATGAAGAACCAACACGGCGCGGTATCTTAGCAGATTTAACGTGCGATAGTGACGGTAAGATTGATAAGTTTATTGACCTGCGGGATGTCAAATCAGTTTTAGAACTCCACCCGTTTAAACCTAACGAACCCTACTACTTAGGAATGTTCCTCAGCGGTGCTTACCAAGAAATTATGGGCAACCTCCACAATTTGTTTGGTGACACAAATGCGGTTCATATTCAGTTAACGCCCAAGGGATACCAAATTGAGCACGTCGTCAAAGGTGACACGATGACCGAGGTTGTTGGGTATGTACAGTACGACTCTGAAGATTTAGTAGAAAGTATCCGCCAGCGGACTGAACAAGCACTCGAAGAGAAGCGGATTACGCTTGCTGAATCGCAACGACTGCTACAAACTTATGAGCAGAGCCTGAGTCGATATACTTACTTGTCTCCGTAA
- the ndk gene encoding nucleoside-diphosphate kinase, whose product MERTFLAIKPDGVQRGLVGEIISRFEAKGFTLVGLKFMQVSRELAEQHYGVHREKPFFAGLVEFITSGPVVAMVWEGDGVIAAARKMIGATNPLNAEPGTIRGDFGVDIGRNIIHGSDAPETATQEVSLWFKDEELVSWQSSLSSWIRE is encoded by the coding sequence TTGGAACGCACGTTTTTAGCAATTAAGCCCGATGGTGTACAACGCGGACTTGTAGGCGAAATTATTAGCCGCTTTGAAGCAAAGGGGTTTACCCTCGTCGGCTTAAAATTCATGCAAGTTAGCCGCGAACTCGCCGAACAGCATTACGGCGTTCATCGGGAAAAGCCCTTTTTTGCAGGATTGGTAGAATTTATTACTTCTGGTCCTGTTGTAGCAATGGTTTGGGAAGGTGATGGTGTAATCGCCGCCGCCCGCAAAATGATTGGCGCAACGAATCCCTTAAATGCTGAACCAGGAACAATTCGCGGTGATTTTGGCGTTGATATTGGACGCAACATCATTCATGGTTCGGATGCGCCAGAAACCGCAACTCAAGAAGTCAGCCTATGGTTTAAAGACGAAGAACTTGTGAGTTGGCAATCGAGTCTAAGTTCCTGGATTCGCGAGTAA
- a CDS encoding TerC family protein: MIDQVFNSPFNIGIEATLVLIILIFLESVLSADNAIALAAIAQGLEDKKLERQALNFGLVVAYVLRISLIMTATWVTKFWQFELLGAAYLLWLVFQYFTANDNPEHEHHGPRFANLWQAIPVIAFTDLAFSLDSVTTAIAVSQEKWLVITGATIGIITLRFMAGLFIRWLDEFVHLEDAGYITVALVGLRLLLRVINADLVPPEWLMISAIAAIFVWGFSQRTETKLAKDEPAESQREIVQVGESEGNQR; encoded by the coding sequence ATGATAGACCAAGTTTTTAATTCTCCCTTCAACATCGGGATTGAAGCCACTTTAGTTTTAATTATCCTGATTTTTTTAGAATCAGTACTTTCCGCAGACAATGCCATTGCGCTTGCAGCGATCGCCCAAGGACTAGAAGATAAAAAGCTGGAACGCCAAGCGCTCAACTTTGGTTTAGTTGTCGCTTACGTCTTGCGGATTAGCTTAATTATGACAGCGACATGGGTAACAAAGTTTTGGCAATTTGAACTTTTAGGCGCTGCTTATTTACTTTGGCTGGTATTTCAGTATTTCACAGCCAATGACAATCCGGAACACGAACATCATGGTCCGCGCTTCGCGAACTTATGGCAAGCGATTCCTGTGATTGCGTTTACCGATTTAGCCTTTTCGCTCGATAGCGTAACAACGGCGATCGCAGTTTCACAAGAAAAGTGGCTAGTCATTACAGGCGCCACAATTGGCATCATTACGCTGCGATTTATGGCAGGATTGTTTATTCGTTGGTTGGACGAATTTGTTCACCTAGAAGACGCAGGTTACATCACTGTAGCGCTAGTCGGCTTACGATTGCTATTGAGAGTCATCAACGCAGATTTAGTGCCACCCGAATGGTTGATGATTAGTGCGATCGCTGCGATCTTCGTGTGGGGTTTTTCCCAGCGAACCGAAACTAAGCTTGCTAAAGATGAACCAGCAGAAAGTCAGCGAGAAATTGTGCAAGTAGGAGAATCTGAAGGAAATCAACGGTGA
- a CDS encoding LOG family protein, with amino-acid sequence MTSSSHFPSLESLELDLTDLIEKLPHHKHRQLIQYALATIVKLANSDIERLDWKILSASLADMEQGFNIFYPYRHVRKVTIFGSARTSPEAPEYRMAFDFARCVTQLGFMVMTGGGGGIMQAGNEGAGRENSFGLNIQLPFEQEANPVVEGDAKLIHFKYFFTRKLFLLRESDAIALFPGGFGTQDEAFECMTLSQTGKFGPVPVVLIDRPGGDYWRAWSEYIDKHLRQQGLISPEDDSLYTITDNLEVACNAITRFYQVYHSSRYVGDKLVIRMKTDISDADVETLNTNFNDILVKGRIEKSQALPQEAQDETSELPRLVLYFNQRDLGRLYQMIATINEMGTPSPVEAHPERK; translated from the coding sequence ATGACCTCATCTTCCCATTTTCCATCATTAGAGTCTCTTGAATTAGACCTGACTGACTTAATCGAGAAGCTGCCGCATCACAAACACCGGCAACTGATTCAGTACGCGCTTGCCACGATTGTCAAGTTAGCCAATAGCGATATCGAACGCCTTGACTGGAAAATATTGTCAGCGTCATTAGCTGATATGGAGCAAGGCTTTAACATTTTTTACCCGTATCGACACGTACGCAAGGTAACAATTTTTGGCTCAGCGCGGACATCACCAGAAGCACCAGAATATCGTATGGCGTTTGATTTTGCGCGATGTGTGACGCAGTTAGGCTTCATGGTGATGACGGGGGGTGGCGGTGGAATTATGCAAGCAGGAAATGAAGGCGCTGGGCGAGAAAACTCGTTTGGGTTAAACATTCAACTACCGTTTGAACAAGAAGCAAACCCTGTTGTTGAAGGCGATGCTAAACTGATTCACTTTAAGTACTTTTTCACTCGCAAACTATTTCTACTGCGTGAAAGTGATGCGATCGCGCTATTCCCTGGCGGATTTGGCACGCAAGACGAAGCTTTTGAGTGCATGACGCTCAGTCAAACAGGTAAATTTGGTCCTGTACCTGTCGTTTTAATTGATCGCCCAGGAGGGGACTATTGGCGGGCTTGGAGTGAGTATATCGATAAGCACCTCCGCCAACAAGGATTAATTAGTCCTGAAGACGATAGCCTTTACACAATTACAGATAATCTGGAAGTGGCTTGCAATGCGATCACGCGGTTTTACCAGGTTTATCACTCTAGCCGCTACGTAGGTGACAAACTCGTCATTCGGATGAAAACAGATATCTCGGATGCAGATGTCGAGACGTTAAATACTAACTTTAACGATATTCTCGTTAAGGGACGCATCGAAAAAAGCCAAGCTTTACCACAAGAAGCGCAAGACGAAACCTCTGAACTACCCCGTCTCGTGTTGTATTTTAATCAGCGCGATTTAGGGCGTCTCTATCAAATGATCGCCACTATCAATGAAATGGGGACTCCTTCACCTGTAGAAGCGCATCCAGAACGAAAATGA